A part of Paenibacillus donghaensis genomic DNA contains:
- a CDS encoding sensor histidine kinase: protein MKFWHKTLLLVLVLFITALDVSVLIMMNRSLQLSLQRETERAASDQTLIANNIYENLNSIESRGTRVTEQMLLEVASSYADYYKQQDIGIQLWDGDRLLYPAETEVQRKPQLLYEQLEIDGVRYIRSSNLLPAPYNNLLLVYQRNIEELYDQQNELNRLFVIINFTVGPLLVLALFLMIRQLTRPLRQLTATTRDIAGGNYAERVHIRSNDEFGELARSFNQMTEAVEQHVTELSEMAVEKQRIVDNLAHELRTPLTGMLGFAEYLNAANIGEEDRRTASQYILSETVRLKNLAFKLLELSAVRHQVLKPGSVNIQALFQAVRQTESAQLKNADLTLVQELSIERIWGDPDLLASWLINCIDNAVHASPAGAEIRLLAYEEDDAAVLEVRDCGTGMTPEQVERAFEPFYRADQARSREHGGAGLGLSLCRQIADAHGARLVLESVKHQGTRIRIFLQLHNN, encoded by the coding sequence ATGAAATTCTGGCACAAAACCCTTCTGCTCGTGCTGGTTCTGTTCATTACCGCGCTGGATGTGAGTGTCCTGATTATGATGAACCGCAGTCTGCAGCTGAGCCTGCAGCGGGAAACAGAGCGAGCGGCCAGCGATCAGACGCTGATTGCCAACAATATCTATGAGAACCTGAATTCGATTGAATCCCGTGGAACCCGGGTTACCGAGCAGATGCTGCTGGAGGTTGCCTCCTCCTATGCCGATTATTACAAGCAGCAAGATATTGGCATTCAGCTGTGGGATGGAGACCGGCTGCTGTACCCGGCGGAAACAGAGGTGCAGCGGAAACCCCAACTGCTCTATGAACAGCTGGAGATCGACGGGGTGCGTTATATCCGCAGCTCGAACCTCCTCCCCGCTCCCTACAATAATCTTCTGCTTGTATACCAGCGGAATATCGAGGAGCTATATGACCAGCAGAATGAGCTGAACCGCCTGTTTGTAATTATTAATTTCACAGTGGGTCCCCTACTCGTTCTTGCTCTGTTCCTAATGATCAGACAACTGACCCGGCCGCTGCGCCAGCTGACGGCCACCACCAGGGATATCGCAGGCGGGAATTATGCCGAAAGAGTCCACATCCGCAGCAATGACGAGTTCGGTGAGCTGGCCCGCAGCTTCAACCAGATGACAGAAGCGGTAGAGCAGCATGTGACAGAGCTGTCGGAGATGGCAGTAGAGAAGCAGCGGATCGTCGACAATCTGGCCCATGAGCTGCGGACCCCCTTAACAGGCATGCTGGGTTTCGCCGAATACCTGAATGCGGCAAATATCGGGGAAGAAGACCGCAGAACGGCCAGCCAGTATATTCTGAGTGAGACAGTTAGGCTTAAGAATCTGGCCTTTAAGCTGCTTGAGCTGTCGGCGGTCCGCCATCAGGTGCTGAAGCCAGGCAGCGTTAACATCCAGGCTTTGTTCCAGGCTGTCCGGCAGACCGAAAGCGCACAGCTGAAGAACGCCGATCTTACGCTTGTCCAGGAGCTGTCCATTGAGCGCATATGGGGAGATCCCGACCTGCTGGCCTCCTGGCTGATCAACTGCATAGACAATGCGGTTCATGCTTCTCCGGCTGGAGCAGAAATCCGGCTGCTGGCCTATGAGGAGGATGACGCCGCGGTACTGGAAGTACGGGACTGTGGAACAGGCATGACGCCAGAGCAGGTGGAACGGGCGTTCGAACCCTTCTACCGCGCCGATCAGGCCCGTTCCCGGGAGCATGGCGGAGCCGGACTCGGGTTGTCGTTATGCCGCCAGATCGCCGATGCGCATGGAGCAAGACTTGTGCTCGAATCCGTGAAGCATCAGGGAACGCGCATCCGTATCTTTTTACAACTCCATAACAACTAA
- a CDS encoding response regulator transcription factor: MASILVVEDEKSISDLITMNLKLVGHQFYKAYNGVEALNILEKEQVDLVLLDVMLPEMNGFELMKEIQPRNMAVIFITAKDSLADRITGFELGADDYIIKPFEILELLARINVALRHQDQPSSVFALDQVEVRLQERKVWKDGHPVELTAREFELLEVLIQNRNIALSREKLLELAWGFDYEGETRTVDVHIRQLRRKLGWEERIKTIFKLGYRLEVEG, translated from the coding sequence ATGGCAAGCATCCTGGTAGTTGAAGACGAAAAATCAATCAGCGATTTAATTACGATGAACCTGAAGCTGGTGGGCCATCAATTCTATAAAGCCTACAATGGTGTAGAGGCTCTGAACATCCTGGAGAAGGAACAGGTCGATCTGGTTCTGCTGGATGTGATGCTGCCTGAAATGAACGGGTTTGAGCTGATGAAGGAGATTCAGCCTAGGAATATGGCCGTCATCTTTATTACTGCCAAAGATTCATTAGCCGACCGGATTACCGGTTTTGAGCTGGGAGCAGATGACTATATCATCAAGCCGTTTGAGATCCTGGAGCTGCTGGCGAGAATTAATGTGGCACTCCGCCACCAAGACCAGCCAAGCTCCGTCTTCGCGCTGGATCAGGTTGAGGTCCGGCTGCAGGAACGTAAGGTATGGAAGGACGGGCACCCGGTGGAGCTGACGGCAAGGGAATTCGAGCTGCTGGAGGTGCTGATTCAGAACCGGAATATCGCCTTGTCCAGAGAGAAGTTGCTGGAGCTGGCCTGGGGGTTTGATTACGAAGGCGAGACCCGGACGGTGGATGTTCACATCCGCCAGCTGCGCAGGAAGCTGGGCTGGGAGGAACGGATCAAGACGATCTTTAAGCTGGGCTACCGTCTCGAAGTGGAGGGCTGA
- a CDS encoding 3-oxoacyl-[acyl-carrier-protein] synthase III C-terminal domain-containing protein: protein MNVKIIGTEVYHPATKISNEELAQTAGESAAKLIGIWEYFGRKDRYYATNDEESTLMMGIEAAKAVLKAHGLSGSDLDMIVFSSGTHDFSAPTDAALVHQALEGKDTCIVYDSNANCVGMVVAADQAARAMTTNNKMKYALIVGSEQIARFYKEGDLASKGLCGDAACAVLLERIEEGDQGLIDSAYYTNSQKAEDMLFPYGGMTQMFSEQLTLEEKKIYLHPEYNVNVAFPTAVSNIELLLREHGLEKSDITHYMLSQLNLSVIKDIAGKLGEELDKFPYVGDIYGYTGTSSPFLTLHHAIQAGTLVRGDLFFMWSVGAGITSCATLWRL from the coding sequence GTGAACGTGAAAATAATAGGCACCGAAGTGTACCATCCGGCCACTAAAATCAGCAATGAGGAGCTGGCTCAGACCGCCGGCGAATCGGCAGCAAAGCTGATTGGCATCTGGGAATATTTCGGACGCAAGGACCGTTATTATGCTACGAATGATGAGGAAAGCACGCTCATGATGGGCATTGAAGCAGCCAAAGCCGTACTGAAGGCGCATGGCTTAAGCGGCAGTGATCTGGATATGATTGTGTTCTCTTCCGGAACACATGATTTCAGCGCGCCTACCGATGCGGCTCTGGTGCATCAGGCTCTCGAAGGTAAAGACACTTGTATTGTTTATGACAGCAACGCCAACTGTGTAGGCATGGTTGTGGCCGCCGATCAGGCAGCCCGCGCAATGACCACCAATAACAAAATGAAATATGCGCTGATCGTAGGTTCCGAGCAGATTGCCCGCTTCTATAAAGAGGGAGATCTGGCCTCCAAGGGGCTCTGCGGCGATGCGGCATGTGCGGTTCTGCTGGAACGTATAGAGGAAGGGGATCAGGGCTTGATTGATTCCGCCTACTATACCAATTCTCAAAAAGCCGAGGATATGCTGTTTCCGTACGGAGGCATGACACAGATGTTCAGCGAGCAGCTGACGCTCGAAGAGAAGAAGATTTATCTTCACCCCGAGTATAATGTCAATGTGGCTTTCCCGACAGCGGTAAGCAATATCGAGCTGCTGCTGCGGGAGCATGGGCTGGAAAAAAGCGATATCACGCACTATATGCTCAGCCAGCTGAACTTGAGTGTGATCAAGGATATTGCCGGCAAGCTGGGAGAAGAGCTGGATAAATTCCCTTATGTAGGCGATATCTACGGGTATACCGGCACTAGCAGCCCCTTCCTCACGCTGCACCATGCGATCCAAGCCGGAACCCTTGTTCGCGGTGATCTGTTCTTCATGTGGTCCGTGGGAGCCGGTATTACCAGCTGTGCTACACTGTGGAGATTGTAA